In Podospora pseudoanserina strain CBS 124.78 chromosome 5, whole genome shotgun sequence, a single window of DNA contains:
- a CDS encoding hypothetical protein (EggNog:ENOG503NX6C; COG:U), protein MTVFNNTSPTPLTLTQVSVLDFFVPGSTNILAAIELVLATNSYFRPLFLCMLLAFLSTHVRRYVWGVAETHFGSSPCRHIF, encoded by the coding sequence ATGACCGTattcaacaacacctcgCCAACTCCGTTGACCCTAACCCAGGTCTCCGTCCTGGACTTTTTCGTCCCCGGCTCTACTAACATCCTTGCCGCCATCGAGCTGGTTCTGGCTACAAACAGCTACTTCCGTCCCCTGTTTCTCTGCATGTTGCTGGCGTTCCTGAGCACACATGTTCGCAGATACGTCTGGGGTGTGGCGGAGACTCACTTCGGTTCGTCCCCTTGCCGGCACATCTTCTAA